A stretch of the Conger conger chromosome 3, fConCon1.1, whole genome shotgun sequence genome encodes the following:
- the LOC133125188 gene encoding neuronal tyrosine-phosphorylated phosphoinositide-3-kinase adapter 1-like → MSSGSAQDVVVEHFLRDIERRGNRLHCAVIGREGQNPHGDMNLLYRKSRLDWRHRDSDSNKKSSGSKDSSATVGKVRDLASFRRHFRMGFMTMPASQDLSPRPCSSAMAPRSQSCHSVGASSDSLENGDHSSPQPPAHCSSRHPPAKPKRHPSTRLTAGDHRGSNLPPPEAPPPPPPTQLPAKHSDKRNAMKKSDSGDVSGRKVPPIKPKRSPNTQLSFEHLPPRGAPPATPMPRPSQETGGHEEDGDEEPVYIEMVGRAFSRRDSQNATPHPPMATGTPDSDSDQSEAIYEEMKYPLPEESEHRHRLPLKHDRHGPSKHSKTAHSSASHLSSSSLPHQSSSSSSKPKAAVSIASSSPLPSSSSSTPIPQALASGSQPPRAPTPFLLPGSKSQTDSSNKIPAPFPNLLQHRPPLLAFPQPAAASSGISAQMKAAKLGTVSTQASSSLAPATNASSSASASSGQQDKQQSEGKDLFGPAPGLRARSHSTPLPPSSQSSSHYGHYHHHHPHHHPSHYHHYRRAEKDLPTSHSMKLGPQATAQAQTQTQGGSGGKEGKSVGFHLKSEKRERDRERETATPSQSAPTPTPGASTPHTSASSAPSPAPASHSSSSQRPSSRPLLYRSHTPHPMSHGLPSYHPPPPDSPMLWTYPSVGLKRPPAYDSLRGGQLHSPHPQISSLSSGGNISKSSSTTTSSQQGKVGGRGGQVDTGSLSRDGSGGGASLDEGPYWPMQRKMSFSHGMRETEKESNRAWNGSTDALPRVDKEDRGGLGGPGAASGIPVRSGGSGAGGFGEGTGGAASSAGLRALGRSGLPLPCQTFPACHRNGELGRLGRSASTSGVRQSSSNVHRQCSLPREALSQGQTQSQAPCTPTLSHQQQQLQLHQQHLQQQQLQQQLHLQLQYQHLAHLSQCHPPASGGATSQAQAQTQRDGKLMEVIERKRCLCKEIKAHRRPERSLCKQDSMPILPSWRRTPEPRKTGTPPCQRQQAVVWDTAI, encoded by the exons ATGAGCTCTGGCTCTGCCCAGGATGTGGTGGTGGAGCATTTCCTGCGGGACATTGAGAGGCGGGGTAACCGGCTGCattgcgctgtgattggccgggAAGGGCAAAATCCCCACGGCGACATGAACTTGCTCTATCGCAAGAGCCGGCTGGACTGGAGGCACCGAGATTCGGACAGCAACAAGAAGAG ctcaggcagtaaggacAGCTCAGCCACTGTGGGAAAGGTGCGGGACCTGGCGTCCTTCCGGCGACACTTCCGAATGGGTTTCATGACCATGCCCGCCTCGCAGGACCTTTCCCCGCGGCCGTGCTCTTCCGCCATGGCGCCCCGCTCGCAGTCCTGCCACTCGGTGGGCGCTAGCAGCGACAGCCTGGAGAACGGAGACCACTCCAGCCCCCAGCCGCCGGCCCACTGCTCTAGCCGTCACCCGCCAGCCAAGCCGAAACGTCACCCCAGCACCCGGCTCACCGCAGGTGATCACCGCGGATCCAACCTGCCGCCCCCGGAggccccgcctcctccccctcccacacagcTGCCTGCCAAGCACTCGGACAAGAGGAACG CCATGAAAAAGTCTGACTCGGGGGACGTGTCTGGAAGGAAGGTTCCCCCCATCAAGCCGAAGCGGAGCCCCAACACGCAGCTCTCCTTCGAGCACCTACCGCCCCGGGGGGCCCCTCCCGCCACCCCTATGCCCCGCCCTTCCCAGGAAACGGGAGGACACGAGGAGGACGGCGACGAAGAGCCAGTGTACATCGAGATGGTGGGGCGTGCCTTTTCCCGTCGGGACAGCCAAAATGCGACCCCACATCCGCCGATGGCCACGGGCACTCCTGACTCGGACTCGGACCAGAGCGAGGCCATCTATGAGGAGATGAAGTACCCACTCCCCGAGGAGTCTGAGCACCGCCACCGCCTTCCCCTAAAGCACGACCGGCACGGGCCTTCCAAACACTCCAAGACTGCACACTCATCTGCCTCTCACCTGTCCTCATCCTCCCTTCCTCATCAgtcatcttcttcttcctccaaGCCCAAGGCCGCCGTTTCCATCGCCAGTtcttccccccttccctcctcatcctcatccacCCCCATCCCTCAAGCCCTCGCCTCTGGCAGTCAGCCCCCGCGAGCCCCCACGCCCTTCCTCCTCCCTGGGAGCAAATCCCAAACAGACTCCAGCAACAAGATCCCGGCACCTTTTCCCAACCTGCTCCAGCACCGCCCCCCCCTGCTGGCCTTCCCCCAGCCAGCGGCCGCCTCCAGTGGGATAAGCGCCCAGATGAAAGCAGCCAAACTGGGCACTGTCAGCACGCAGGCCTCCTCCAGCCTGGCTCCCGCCACCAACGCTTCCTCCTCGGCCTCCGCTTC CAGCGGGCAGCAGGACAAGCAGCAGAGTGAGGGGAAGGACCTATTCGGCCCAGCCCCCGGTCTGCGAGCCCGGAGCCACTCCACCCCGCTCCCCCCGTCCTCTCAGTCATCCTCCCACTACGgccactaccaccaccaccaccctcacCACCACCCTTCCCACTACCACCACTACCGCAGGGCTGAGAAGGACCTGCCCACCTCCCACAGCATGAAGCTGGGCCCCCAGGCCACAGCCCAGGCCCAGACCCAAACCCAGGGCGGCAGCGGTGGCAAGGAGGGCAAGAGCGTGGGATTCCACCTCAAGTCTGAGAAGAGAGAgcgggacagggagagggagacggcCACCCCCTCCCAAAGCGCCCCAACGCCCACCCCCGGTGCCAGCACCCCCCACACCAGTGCGAGCTCTGCCCCCTCCCCggccccggcctctcactcctCTTCATCACAGCGGCCTTCCTCCCGCCCCCTCCTTTACcgctcacacaccccacaccccatgTCCCATGGCCTCCCTTCctaccacccccctcccccagacaGCCCCATGTTGTGGACATACCCTTCCGTGGGCCTCAAACGGCCCCCAGCCTACGACAGCCTGAGAGGGGGGCAACTGCACTCTCCGCACCCCCAGATCTCCTCCCTGTCCAGTGGAGGCAACATCTCCAAGAGTAGCTCGACCACAACCTCATCCCAGCAGGGGAaagtggggggcaggggggggcaggTAGACACAGGTAGTCTCTCTCGGGATGGGAGTGGGGGTGGCGCCTCCCTGGACGAGGGCCCCTATTGGCCCATGCAGAGGAAGATGTCATTCAGCCACGGCATGAGGGaaacagaga AAGAGAGCAACCGCGCATGGAACGGCAGTACCGACGCCCTCCCCCGGGTGGACAAGGAGGACCGCGGCGGGCTGGGGGGACCGGGCGCGGCGTCCGGCATCCCCGTGCGGTCAGGAGGCAGCGGCGCTGGGGGGTTCGGCGAGGGGACAGGAGGGGCCGCCTCGAGCGCAGGGCTGAGGGCCCTGGGGCGTTCGGGCCTCCCCTTGCCCTGTCAGACCTTCCCAGCCTGTCACCGTAACGGAG agCTGGGGAGACTGGGCCGGTCAGCCTCCACCTCGGGGGTGAGGCAAAGCAGCAGTAATGTACACAGGCAGTGTAGTCTGCCCCGGGAAGCACTAAGTCAG GGCCAAACCCAGTCTCAGGCCCCCTGCACCCCAACACTGTCCCACCAACAGCAACAACTGCAGTTACATCAACAgcacctgcagcagcagcagctccagcaaCAGCTCCATCTCCAGCTGCAGTACCAGCACCTGGCCCATCTCTCGCAGTGCCACCCTCCCGCCAGCGGGGGCGCCACATCTCAGGCTCAGGCCCAGACGCAGAGGGACGGGAAGCTGATGGAGGTGATCGAGCGAAAGCGGTGCCTGTGTAAGGAGATCAAGGCTCATAGGCGTCCCGAGAGGAGCCTGTGCAAGCAGGACAGCATGCCTATCCTGCCTAGCTGGAGAAGGACCCCAGAGCCTCGGAAGACGGGCACCCCGCCCTGCCAGAGACAGCAGGCCGTAGTCTGGGACACTGCCATCTGA